A DNA window from Branchiostoma lanceolatum isolate klBraLanc5 chromosome 17, klBraLanc5.hap2, whole genome shotgun sequence contains the following coding sequences:
- the LOC136422502 gene encoding vascular endothelial growth factor receptor 2-like: protein MFLRFLQLFPVVLATLCYAAIADADPCSDSGLRYCEVLKPYVSSPWQPTLELLPGDNVTLRCDCEQHLGLNAAGAIWMGWFKDNTTASVRLGRFTYSEKNADNFSISYALSNVQKHDSGSYVCQAKSTGNLLRGNATGVHIMVAEPLLETPNITSDTPLPDSVDLGTNVTLWCETQAYPHPLFNWTKDGKAIPTNHSTATDHMTIQRFSQSDEGLYACVAWNVLGEKHSQQLQLTAKPPGKTHHFTKTRNAL, encoded by the exons ATGTTTCTCCGCTTTCTACAATTGTTTCCCGTCGTTCTAGCCACATTATGTTACGCTGCTATTGCAG ATGCGGACCCCTGCAGTGACAGCGGCCTTCGGTACTGTGAGGTCCTCAAGCCGTATGTatcatcgccatggcaaccgacGCTGGAACTCCTGCCTGGAGACAACGTAACGCTCCGCTGCGATTGCGAACAGCACTTGGGATTGAAC GCTGCAGGTGCAATATGGATGGGCTGGTTCAAAGACAACACCACAGCATCCGTCCGCTTGGGACGTTTCACCTACAGCGAGAAGAACGCCGACAACTTCAGCATAAGCTACGCCCTGTCGAACGTTCAGAAACACGACAGCGGGTCATACGTCTGCCAGGCCAAGTCCACGGGGAACCTCCTCCGAGGAAACGCGACGGGTGTCCACATCATGGTGGCAG AGCCCCTGCTGGAAACCCCTAACATCACCTCAGACACGCCCTTGCCGGACTCCGTCGACCTTGGAACGAACGTGACACTCTGGTGTGAGACCCAAGCCTACCCCCACCCCCTCTTCAACTGGACAAAGGACGGAAAGGCTATACCCACCAATCACAGCACGGCTACAGATCACATGACTATACAAAGGTTTAGCCAATCAGACGAGGGATTGTACGCCTGTGTTGCGTGGAACGTTTTGGGAGAGAAACATTCGCAGCAGCTGCAGCTGACAGCAAAACCCCCGGGTAAGACACATCATTTTACGAAAACAAGGAATGCATTGTAA
- the LOC136423655 gene encoding uncharacterized protein: MWALRQCRDLLTAPWNWRERLGVKPRAVAMWSVQTLQSMAGKPQEVVTPETETCMDGTALGKQGGPAEPIEPHSKDISSIEAPSIESSSIDPPSIEPPSTEPPSIEPPSIESHSIEPPSIEPHSIEPTVRAMETDSETTRREPLWTEAEMERFWAVLEPHVRRLSAGEAAVPVCTIELVDPDRGLDASDLRLCLWDVQELIWAGRYSQALAGLRKVRELVHVSREGREDDVVKFLSKEKDEVELFKELFMKLEPVRRRQMNNFKQVTFMRP; the protein is encoded by the exons ATGTGGGCGCTGCGACAGTGCCGCGATCTCCTCACCGCTCCCTGGAACTGGAGAGAAAGACTAGGCGTCAAACCCAGAGCTGTAGCTATGTGGTCTGTCCAGACGCTGCAAAGTATGGCAGGAAAACCTCAAGAAGTCGTCACGCCGGAGACTGAAACGTGTATGGATGGAACTGCTCTGGGGAAGCAAGGAGGTCCAGCAGAACCAATAGAACCCCATTCTAAAGATATTTCTTCGATAGAAGCTCCTTCCATAGAATCGTCTTCGATAGACCCTCCTTCGATAGAGCCTCCTTCGACAGAACCCCCTTCGATAGAGCCTCCATCCATAGAATCTCATTCAATAGAGCCTCCTTCGATAGAACCTCATTCGATAGAACCTACTGTTCGGGCTATGGAAACTGATTCAGAGACAACAAGAAGAGAGCCGCTTTGGACGGAGGCAGAAATGGAGCGGTTCTGGGCGGTTCTAGAGCCGCACGTCCGGCGGCTGTCGGCAGGGGAGGCGGCCGTTCCAGTCTGCACGATAGAGCTGGTGGACCCGGACCGGGGACTGGACGCGAGCGACCTGCGGCTCTGTCTGTGGGACGTGCAGGAGCTGATCTGGGCCGGGAGGTACAGCCAGGCGCTGGCGGGACTCAGGAAGGTCCGGGAACTCGTGCACGTGTCGCGGGAGGGGCGGGAAGACGACGTAGTTAAGTTCCTGTCTAAGGAAAAGGACGAGGTTGAGCTTTTCAAGGAACTGTTTATGAAGTTAGAGCCAGTCAG GAGACGCCAGATGAACAATTTCAAGCAGGTGACCTTCATGAGACCATGA
- the LOC136423121 gene encoding uncharacterized protein — protein MGSNNNFTELTQDDLSLLAEMYPEELLTRGSAIGPVEKRRLVREARSAGKRKPRRGRKGKGRKRNGKRGDNDATVAVETNKLAATEEKEEVAECAKKTVRAPRPSESLVQLWSPMSKKGDGFLQVSKAKKTKVAKSSNLSAFKLQTNGKTDTSNTFFKWKVEEMDYCTDTGELTDCVSIKIAGVNIDPKDSAMEDKTFSVCLFGGKYIAVEDDPKTGTPDPEVVPKENCMFLCGYEEHLGWHITLKDSQQKLLGCDGSGKTRQLEETGNWPQYYPQPGSLFYLTERNKH, from the exons ATGGGGTCCAACAACAACTTCACGGAGCTGACCCAAGATGACCTCAGCCTCCTTGCCGAGATGTACCCCGAGGAACTCCTGACCAGAGGTTCGGCCATTGGCCCCGTGGAGAAGCGCCGCCTTGTGAGGGAGGCCAGAAGCGCAGGCAAGAGGAAGCCCCGCCGTGGCAGGAAGGGCAAGGGGAGGAAGAGGAACGGGAAGAGAGGGGACAATGACGCCACTGTGGCTGTGGAAACGAACAAACTTGCAGCTACTGAGGAAAAAGAAGAAGTCGCCGAGTGCGCCAAGAAAACG GTGCGCGCCCCCCGTCCCAGCGAGAGTCTGGTCCAGCTGTGGTCGCCCATGAGTAAGAAGGGAGACGGGTTCCTCCAGGTCAGCAAGGCCAAGAAGACCAAGGTGGCGAAGAGCTCCAACCTCTCGGCCTTCAAACTACAGACTAACGGCAAGACCGACACAAGCAACA CTTTCTTCAAATGGAAGGTTGAGGAGATGGATTACTGCACCGACACGGGAGAGCTGACGGACTGTGTGTCCATCAAGATCGCTGGAGTGAACATCGACCCGAAAGACTCCGCCATGGAGGACAAGACCTTCTCCGTGTGCCTGTTCGGAGGGAAATACATCGCTGTG GAGGATGACCCGAAGACCGGAACCCCTGACCCGGAAGTGGTTCCTAAGGAGAACTGCATGTTCCTGTGCGGATACGAGGAGCACCTGGGGTGGCACATCACTCTCAAG GACTCCCAGCAGAAGCTGCTTGGCTGTGACGGCTCGGGTAAAACCCGGCAGTTGGAGGAGACCGGGAACTGGCCGCAGTACTACCCGCAACCGGGGAGCCTGTTCTACCTAACCGAGCGCAACAAGCACTGA